In Isosphaera pallida ATCC 43644, the sequence TCCTCCTGGCCCAGCGCCCAGAGGATGCCCTGAAGGGCAAGCCGTCGCATCGACTCGTCCTTGAAGTCGAACGGATGTCCCAGCGTTGTAAAGAAAACCCGTCCCTCCTTGCCTGAGGCCGTCTTGCGGATCTTGGTCCAGGCGACCGGGTTAGTAGCCGGGTATCGGTCGTGGCGGGCGGCATGGCTCGATTTGAGGGTCCGTCCGATTGCCAGCGGCTTGCAGTCGCCAGTCAACGTGTCGCCGCCGCCCTCGACGTGGTAAAGCCACGAGTAGGCTAAAAACGGCTTGACCCCGCGCAGGATCGGCTCATCGGGATTCGGCACCGGTTCCACCGCGGTTAGGTATTCCAAGCCGTCGCCGAAGTGACCGTGATGGGTGATCCAACATTGTCCAAACAGGTCTTTGGGCCAAGCTTCGTTCATCTTCGCCGCGAGTTCGCCTCCGTCGTATCTAAAGGCGTGGGTCGCGGTGCGGAACCCGACCACTGGCTTGCCTGACTCGGCGTAACGCAGAATCGGAGCCAATTGTTCGGGGGGCAGCTTGCGAAACCGAGTGAACATCACCATCAAGTCGGCGTCGTCCAGAACCTCGGTGTTCGGAATGTTGTCCAGCGCGTAGGGATCGATTTCGCCCTGGGAGTTCACGGCGTACAACACGGTGACTTTGAAGCCGAAGTCGCGTTTCAGAATCGCCGCCAACATTGGCATCGACTCTTCGCTACGATACTCCTCGTCGCCGGTGACGAACACAATGTAAGGCGGGCGATCCTCTCGAACTCGAGTTGTCGCGGTTGCCTCGTCTGCAGCCCATCCCAGCGCGGTTCCCGAAATCGCCGCCCCTAGAATACTAACCAACGCCGTTGTCCACGTCTTCAGGTTCATGGAGGGTTCCTTTCGATCAATCCAGCGCCGCCGTGTGATGCACGATTCCAGGTCTCCGGCGAGACGCTTCGCAACAATCCCGGACGACCCAAGAATGACATGGTTTGCCGTCCCGCCCAGGATTAGCGACCGCTCGCACGCCGCCAAGCCTCACCGCGTCGCGCTGTTGCATCCTGACGCGCCCCTTGGCCCCGGTCAACCCTCTGGAGCATCTGACCACCTTCTGGCCCAGTTCGGTTCGATCAATTCAAAAGTGGTTTTTATATGATGAATCTGAATGAACAGATTCCGACTGCGACGTTCTATGACGGTCCGATCACCCACGATCGTTTCCGCTTCGCGCAGGGCGCGGTGACGATCGAACTGGTTCGTCCTGCCGATCCTGACCGTCTGTTGGACGCGCCCGACGTTTTGGCCTGGAACCGTCGCGACGATTACATGCCGTATTGGGCTTACCTTTGGCCCGGCGCGTTTCTGCTGGCCGAAGCGGTGGCCCGGCGGGATTGGCCCGAAGGGCTGACCGCCTTGGAAATCGGCTGTGGGTTAGGATTGGCTGGTCTGGTCGCCCTGGCGCGGGGGATGCGGGTCGAGTTCACCGACTACGACGCCGCCCCGTTTGAGTTCATCGCTCAAAGTGCCGTCCGCAACCGGTTCGATCCTGCCCGCTGGTCGGTCGCGCGTCTGGATTGGCGACAACCACCCTCCAACCGTTACCCGTTGATCCTGGGGGCCGACGTATTATACGAGCGCCGGTTGATTCCAATGGTTGCGGATCTTCTCAATCGCCTCTTGGAACCCAAGGGCGTGGCGCTGACGGCGGGTCCTTATCGAGTCGCTACCGAGGGGTTGGAGGCGGCGTTAGCGTCCCGAGATCTCGCCGCTTGGGCCACTCCCATCCAGGCGGTCGGCCACGACGGTCGCTCCTTGAGGGGAACGTTGCACCTCATTGCCCGAAAGGGAGTCGAGCCGCCCGGTTGGATTAGGGACAGAGCGCGTTTATCAACAACGTATAAATTTCCGTGATGGGGATGGGACCGCGTTCCGAGGGCGGAGGACCATCGGCGATCAACACTGGCATGCGCTCCGGGTCGGTTTCAGGGATTCCGTGACTCCCGCGAACCAGCGAGGGATCCAGGGGAATCACGTCGAACAAGGTGCGGAACCCCAGTTTCTTGGCGGCTAACCGTCGCGCGATGCGGAGCGTTGGCAACGGCAGCGACGGATCCAGAAAGAGTTCGCAGGGGTCGAACCCTGGTTTGCGGTGGATGTCCACCGTGCGAGCGAAGTCGGGAGCGTGGCGATCCTCGAGCCAGTAGGGGTAGGCGAACCACGTCTGCCTCTTCGCCAGGGCGACGAGTTCGCCCGAGCGCGGGTGGTCCAAGCCCAACTCGGCCAGCTCCTCGCCCATCAACACCCGATCCACCCCCTCAAGCGCCGCGAGACAATCACGGACCGCGGCAAGATCCCGCGACTTTAGGACATACACATGCGCCAACTGATGGTCGCACACTGCGAATGCTTGGGATCCAAAGGTGTCGAGCATCTCGCCAAAGGGGCCGGAGCGAACCCTCAGCAGACCCGCCTGGCGCAAGGCGCGGTTGATGAGGATCGGTTGATGAACATCGCGGTGGCCATATTCTCCAACGACCCACAGGCGCGCTCCGACCTTGTCGGCCGCGTCGATCAAGGGAGCGCATGCCTCGTCAAGTTCGCCGACCAGCTTGGCCATGTCGCAGCCGGAGGGACCGAAGCGTTGCGGGTCGTAGTCGAGGTGGGGCAGATAGACCAAGGTGAGGTTGGGGGCGTGGTCACGGATCACCGAGGCGGCCGCCTTGGCGATCCATTCGGTGCAGCCCGCGCCTGCTTGGGGACCCCAGAAGGTGTGAAAGGGAAAGCGACCGTGTTCTCGTTCAAGTTGTTTCGGCAAGTCGTCGGGGAAGCCGATGATGTCGAAGACTTTGGATCCATCCGCGCCGTAGTGAGGCTTGGGTGTCACCGAGAAGTCCACATCGGCTCCTTGGTTGTACCACCAAAACAGCTTGGCGGCGGTGAAGGATGCACCGCGTTCGGCCAGTCGGCGGCGGGCGACGGCGTAAATTGGTTCAACGTTGAGAAGCGCGTTGGATTGTTGCCAGAACCGGACTTCGCGGGTGTCGCGAAAGAGCCAACCGTTGGCGACGATGCCGTGATCGCGGGGGAGGCGTCCGGTCAGAATCGACGCCTGGGCCACGCTGGTCACCGAGGGCCAGACCTCGCGGGTGGGCCGCATCCAACCCCGCTCGACCAGCCCTTGGAGCCGCGGGGCATGTTTCAGCAATCGTGGGGTCATCCCCACCGCGTCGATCACCACCAAAGGATCGGGTTTAGACATAAGAGCAGCGGTCTCATTTACGGCGACGGGGGTTGTTGAACGTTCGACGAACCCAGAGCGCGGGATTCGGGGTCGAGCGCGTCGAGCAGATCAACCACGTCCAGGGGACGGCGGATCAGAATTACGGGGTGGGAACCCTCCCAGGGCGGAGCGTCCTGATTGACAATGAGTGCCACGCGACGCGGCCGGTGCACGTCTCGTCGATTGAGCCAGGATGCCAAAGGATCGCGGGTGGAACCGTCGGGCAGTTTCTCCTCCACGACCAGGCCGAACCAAGGTGGGTCCGTGGAGACGGCGGACGAAACCGTGCCGAGGTGGGACAACTCCAACGCTTGGAAGAGTTCCGTCAAGGTGCCGATCTCCACGACCTCGTGGCCGAGATAACCCAACGCCTGGGCCAGGATCGCCCGCGCCAGTGGGTCGGCCAAGGCCGCCAGCACTCGGCGGGGTGGAGGGGGTGTGGGGATGGCAGGCGACAGCGTCAACGGTGGGTTTCGTCGCGGCTGCGATCGCGGCGCAACCGAGGCAGGCGGGGAGACCGCCTCGTTGTTTGAACGCAACGAGGGATGCACCCACTTCCAGCCCTTGGGTTGAGCGCGGTTGTTCGGAGAGGGCCAGGAGGAGGATTCAGACGGTTGACGGTCCTGACTCATGACTCATTCTCGTCCGAGGAGGATTCGGCGGCGGCGGTCGGCTGATCGTCGATGATCAACTCGACCGGCGCGCTGACAGGGATGACCTGGCGGGTCGCTTCCACGCGGGCGGCTGGGTAGACTGGTCGGCGTGTGGGACGGACCCAAGGTTCGGCGTAGAGTTCGACGACCCGTTCGGTTTCCTGGGGGGTGACGAGGATGCCGTTGAGACCGATATTCAGGACGCGCGTTCCGTAGGGCAGGTTGCGGAATTCAACCGGAATCCGGCCGATTTCCGGGTTGAGCCGGTTGACCCGGAAGGCGAAGGTGGTGACGCCACCAGGCTTGAGCGTGATGGGTTCGGTCGAGATCGGCTCGATGGTAAGATCATTCATCCGCGCTACGGTGATGGGACCACTCTTGATCGTGCGTTGCCAGGCAGGATCGTCAGGGTGATCGACCGCGACCGCTTTGAGGGCGAGGCCGTGGGCGAAGAAGGGAGCGGCGTCAGCGTCGGCGGCGATCAGCACCTCGGCCTCAAAACGATTGGCCTCGACGACGGTGGGAGTAATGGTGAGGCCAGGCGGCGACTCCAGCGGTTCGATTCGCACCGCGCCGGTGAATCCGTCTCGGCGTTCCAGGGTGAGGGTTACCAGGGTCGCGCCCCCAGCAGGCACGATGGGCTCCGCGGGAGACAAACGAGGTTGAAAGCTCGGAGCGGTCGGGCGGATGACCAGATGATAGGCGAAATCGTCGTTGGTGATGGGTTCGGACTCAGGTCCGAAGCCGCGGGCGTCGCTCACGCGAGCGCGGTAAAGGCCGTCGCGGGGCGGTAGGAAGGTGACTCGGGAATCGGAGGCGAAACCAGGTCCGCCGTCGTCGTTGGAGAACGTCAGCGTGAGGGGAGCCGAACTTTGGTCCGGGAAGACGGTGTCGGGCGGGTGGACCTCCACCTTACGCATCAGTTGATCAACCGGATGTTGTTCGGGGGTGGTTTCCAAAAAGCCTAGACGCCGCCCGTCGAAGGCCTCGAATTGGCAATCGTCGTCGGGGTTGCGAGGCAGTTCGCGGATGCGCATCAGTTCCCGCCCAGCGAGCAGCAGGTCGCCCATACGAAGATGGTCCCAGCGACTCAGACGAATGCCTGGACTGGAAGCGCTATGGTCGCGGAAGGTGACCTGGGTTTCAGCCACTGGACGCAACACCGCCCGAGGAACGGGGTTGCCCTGCTCGTCCAGAATCTCCAGGAAGGAATCCAGCGCCAAGCCCAAGCGTCGCGCGAAGACTTCCACAACAACCGGCTGACCGGCGACGGCGCGGAACCAGTGGTCGCGGCTGGCGCCGGGTTGATCGAGCCGCGCGGTGACACCCGAAGGAATCGCCAAGGCGCGCTCGGAGCTGGATCCGTCGGGTTGGTTGGAGTCGGAGGCGGCGGGGGAGTCCGTGACGAATTGAGGACCATCGGCGACCACCACTTTGCGGGGCGTGCCAGCGCGTGGGCAAGCCGCAGAAAGGGCTGGGAGGGTCAGAATGGTTCCAGGCGGGGTGGAGACCGCGTTGACCCGTGCCCAGGGGTCCTTGAGGTTGGCTCCCGTCAGGGTCAAGGTGGTTTCGACACCGGCGGGAACTCCTAAACATTCAATCCGGTCGATTCGAGCGAACGAACCGACCCGCAGACGATACAGATGATTGCCTGAGCCATCTTGTGCCTGATCGCGGAGTTCCACCACCACGGGGCCCTGGTAGTTGGTCGCGTCGAGATCGAGGGAGGGATCGGCGTTGAGGGTGGCGTGGCGGATTTGTCTCAGAATGGCTCCCGTGTCGGGATGCCGCAGGGTCAACTCGGCCCGCAGGGGGGAGCCGAACGATTCGGCGGCGACCGTCAGACGAACGACTTGTCCAGAGGGGGGATGGAATCGAATCGCGTCCACATCGCCAGGCTTGTCGATCGCGCCCACAATCACCAGGTCGTCGGTTTCCGAAAGATCGGGGGCGATCAGCGGTTGGCTCGGGTCGTTGGGTTCAGCCGCGTTGAGTTCGGGAGCGGTCAGCACATCCACAAGCTGGCTGTTGGTGAGACCGTAAGGCGTCATCATCCTCAGCGCGACGGGTTCAAGCGGGGCGTCGGCCGGCGGGTGCAGGTCGAGCGCTAGGGTGTTGGGTTTAGGCGGGTCGAGGGGAACCAGCGTGACAGACCAGCCTTGGGGAACTCGGGCGGCGGTGGCGTGCTGGAGGTGGGTACCAGTCAGGTTAAGACGGGTGACGCGGCCACGGACCACGCCGCGGGGATGGGGAGGATCAAGAGTGGCGGCTCGAAACAACGGCGGTTTGGCGTCGGTGGGGGGGGGAGGTTGAGCCGGTTGGGAAGTCGCCGTCGGGTTGGGCGAGGGAGCAGGAGTTTGAGGTGTCAGCGCGAGCAGGACGGTGGCGTTGGTGGGATTGAACAGGTCGAGCGTTCCGTCGAGACGTCCCAGCGCCAGACGGTCGCCATCGGGGGCGATTGCTAGGGAACGAGGCCAATCCGACTGGTCGGCGCAAGAGGCGGTGGGGTTCCAGCCGTCGCGTTCGAGGATCCAGAGCTTGAGGGCGCGGTCGGCTCCGACACTGGCCAGACGGTCGTTCCAACGCAGCAGACGTTGGACCGCGTCGCGGTGGGCCAAACGGGTTTGGACGAGTTCAGCGGTGGCAGTGGGAGGCTGGCGGTCCCAGTTGGTTCGAAGGGTCCAGACCCTCAGCGCCCGGTCGGCTCCAGCGGCTGTCAGGCGGTTTGGTTCGGGACCAAATGCGACCGCCAGTTGAGGCCCGGTCGCTTCGGAGAGCGTGACCAGGCGAGCGCCGGTCGCGGCGTCCCAGACCTTGACCGAGCGATCGGCCGACCCGGTAGCGATCAGACGACCATCGGGCGAGACTGCCACGGCGTGAACCGCGTCGGTGTGTTCCTTCAGGGTTTGAAGAATCGTGGGAGCGGTCGATTCGTTTTGGTCGTCGATCAGACTCCAGACGAAACCCAGACGGTCGTAGGAGACAGTGACCAAACGATGGCCGTCTGGGGTGGCGGCCGCGTCGAGGATGGCGTCGGCATGGCCCCGAGCTTGGGCGCGGAGGGTCCACGCGGTGGGATCGACCAGCGCGACGAATCCATCCAGGCCGGGACGGCCACCCGCGACCCACAGGGCGTTGCCCTTGGGCGTGAAGCCGAGGGCAGTGATCCGACCCGGTAGTTCCAACGGTTGGCCCCGAGGAGTTCCCTGCGCGGCGTCGAATCGTTGGAGACGGTTGCCAAAGCTGGCGACTATGCTTTGGCCGTCGGGGGTGAAGGCGACCGCTCCGACCGGCTCGCGGGGCGGTGTCACCGGCGCGACGGCAGGGAGAACCGTCAGAGGATCGACCAGTGTGACCAGACGAGTTTCCTCTTCGGAGGGCACGTCGAAGGACGCGCCTTGAGCCACCCAGGTTTCGATCAGAGCGATTTCGGCGTCGCTCAGAGGCGGCTGTTTGTAGGGCATCCGGGGTTGGGCGTCGGGCCGGATCACCTCCACCAGATGGCTCTCGTCGGGCCGTCCCGGCACCAGGGTTTCCTCTTGCACCTGAACCCCTCCGCGTTTGAGAAGGGCGACCGTCTCCAGGTTGAACCCGCTTTCGGCTCGGCCGGTCTTGTGACATCCCAAACAGGATCTCACCAAGATCGGCGCGATTTGGTTGCGGAAGCTGATCGGCTCCTCGGCGATGGTCTGAGGGAGGGCGTTGGGACTGGTGAATACCGAGGCAACCAGCGCCCAAACGATTAGACGGGCGAGTGGGATAAGCGTCATGACAGGTGATCCAACGTGGTTGGCGAAAGTTTCATGCCGGGTGCGGCGGCGGATTGCCTGGAAGGTTGAAGTCGTTCGAACGGGTTGCCGCGGATTAGATCAATGGTTGAAGAGAAACTCTTTACTGGTGAGGATCGCCCAGGCAAGATCCTCGACCAGGTGCCGCCGCGCCTCTCCGGTGGTTCCCGCGAGTTGAGGCAGAATGACCGCTCGTTCTTCCGGTCGGGGCGAGCGACAGACGGTTGTGAGGAAGAGGCGTTCGAGCAGCGCGTCGTCGTTCTCGATGGCGGCCCAGCGTTCGACGGCGTTCCCTTGAGCGCGAAGCTTGTCGTTGAGGGTGGAGCCGTTGGCCAGATGGAGCGC encodes:
- a CDS encoding class I SAM-dependent methyltransferase, translated to MMNLNEQIPTATFYDGPITHDRFRFAQGAVTIELVRPADPDRLLDAPDVLAWNRRDDYMPYWAYLWPGAFLLAEAVARRDWPEGLTALEIGCGLGLAGLVALARGMRVEFTDYDAAPFEFIAQSAVRNRFDPARWSVARLDWRQPPSNRYPLILGADVLYERRLIPMVADLLNRLLEPKGVALTAGPYRVATEGLEAALASRDLAAWATPIQAVGHDGRSLRGTLHLIARKGVEPPGWIRDRARLSTTYKFP
- a CDS encoding ThuA domain-containing protein, with product MNLKTWTTALVSILGAAISGTALGWAADEATATTRVREDRPPYIVFVTGDEEYRSEESMPMLAAILKRDFGFKVTVLYAVNSQGEIDPYALDNIPNTEVLDDADLMVMFTRFRKLPPEQLAPILRYAESGKPVVGFRTATHAFRYDGGELAAKMNEAWPKDLFGQCWITHHGHFGDGLEYLTAVEPVPNPDEPILRGVKPFLAYSWLYHVEGGGDTLTGDCKPLAIGRTLKSSHAARHDRYPATNPVAWTKIRKTASGKEGRVFFTTLGHPFDFKDESMRRLALQGILWALGQEERIPAEGVSVEFASPYEPNNSGFGPDKYQKGRRPEPIASRD
- a CDS encoding c-type cytochrome domain-containing protein, producing the protein MTLIPLARLIVWALVASVFTSPNALPQTIAEEPISFRNQIAPILVRSCLGCHKTGRAESGFNLETVALLKRGGVQVQEETLVPGRPDESHLVEVIRPDAQPRMPYKQPPLSDAEIALIETWVAQGASFDVPSEEETRLVTLVDPLTVLPAVAPVTPPREPVGAVAFTPDGQSIVASFGNRLQRFDAAQGTPRGQPLELPGRITALGFTPKGNALWVAGGRPGLDGFVALVDPTAWTLRAQARGHADAILDAAATPDGHRLVTVSYDRLGFVWSLIDDQNESTAPTILQTLKEHTDAVHAVAVSPDGRLIATGSADRSVKVWDAATGARLVTLSEATGPQLAVAFGPEPNRLTAAGADRALRVWTLRTNWDRQPPTATAELVQTRLAHRDAVQRLLRWNDRLASVGADRALKLWILERDGWNPTASCADQSDWPRSLAIAPDGDRLALGRLDGTLDLFNPTNATVLLALTPQTPAPSPNPTATSQPAQPPPPTDAKPPLFRAATLDPPHPRGVVRGRVTRLNLTGTHLQHATAARVPQGWSVTLVPLDPPKPNTLALDLHPPADAPLEPVALRMMTPYGLTNSQLVDVLTAPELNAAEPNDPSQPLIAPDLSETDDLVIVGAIDKPGDVDAIRFHPPSGQVVRLTVAAESFGSPLRAELTLRHPDTGAILRQIRHATLNADPSLDLDATNYQGPVVVELRDQAQDGSGNHLYRLRVGSFARIDRIECLGVPAGVETTLTLTGANLKDPWARVNAVSTPPGTILTLPALSAACPRAGTPRKVVVADGPQFVTDSPAASDSNQPDGSSSERALAIPSGVTARLDQPGASRDHWFRAVAGQPVVVEVFARRLGLALDSFLEILDEQGNPVPRAVLRPVAETQVTFRDHSASSPGIRLSRWDHLRMGDLLLAGRELMRIRELPRNPDDDCQFEAFDGRRLGFLETTPEQHPVDQLMRKVEVHPPDTVFPDQSSAPLTLTFSNDDGGPGFASDSRVTFLPPRDGLYRARVSDARGFGPESEPITNDDFAYHLVIRPTAPSFQPRLSPAEPIVPAGGATLVTLTLERRDGFTGAVRIEPLESPPGLTITPTVVEANRFEAEVLIAADADAAPFFAHGLALKAVAVDHPDDPAWQRTIKSGPITVARMNDLTIEPISTEPITLKPGGVTTFAFRVNRLNPEIGRIPVEFRNLPYGTRVLNIGLNGILVTPQETERVVELYAEPWVRPTRRPVYPAARVEATRQVIPVSAPVELIIDDQPTAAAESSSDENES
- a CDS encoding alkaline phosphatase family protein: MSKPDPLVVIDAVGMTPRLLKHAPRLQGLVERGWMRPTREVWPSVTSVAQASILTGRLPRDHGIVANGWLFRDTREVRFWQQSNALLNVEPIYAVARRRLAERGASFTAAKLFWWYNQGADVDFSVTPKPHYGADGSKVFDIIGFPDDLPKQLEREHGRFPFHTFWGPQAGAGCTEWIAKAAASVIRDHAPNLTLVYLPHLDYDPQRFGPSGCDMAKLVGELDEACAPLIDAADKVGARLWVVGEYGHRDVHQPILINRALRQAGLLRVRSGPFGEMLDTFGSQAFAVCDHQLAHVYVLKSRDLAAVRDCLAALEGVDRVLMGEELAELGLDHPRSGELVALAKRQTWFAYPYWLEDRHAPDFARTVDIHRKPGFDPCELFLDPSLPLPTLRIARRLAAKKLGFRTLFDVIPLDPSLVRGSHGIPETDPERMPVLIADGPPPSERGPIPITEIYTLLINALCP